From a single Stackebrandtia endophytica genomic region:
- a CDS encoding uridine kinase family protein: MEIYSFEDLAETIMERPPGLGRIRLVAVDGRSGSGKTTFADRLASVLGDRCAVLHTDDLYDGWGHPTSFDERLWEWVLRPLLRNETARYRRYDWHMGRFSTQWTDLAPSEVLIMEGVSVAGRRWHRLTSFRVFVDIAAEIGLARSLARDGESLRPQLEVWQRQESAQFAADDTENSVDLIVDGESLAPSTGGPDTFVGRLR, encoded by the coding sequence ATGGAAATCTATTCCTTTGAGGATTTGGCCGAAACCATTATGGAGCGACCGCCCGGGCTCGGCCGGATTCGGCTCGTCGCCGTCGATGGAAGATCCGGCAGCGGAAAGACGACCTTCGCCGATCGGCTCGCCTCGGTGCTCGGGGATCGCTGCGCGGTGCTGCACACCGATGACCTCTACGACGGTTGGGGACACCCGACCAGTTTCGACGAACGATTGTGGGAGTGGGTGTTGCGACCACTTCTACGCAACGAAACGGCACGGTATCGACGGTACGACTGGCACATGGGACGGTTTAGTACTCAATGGACTGACCTGGCGCCGTCCGAGGTGTTGATCATGGAGGGCGTGTCGGTGGCGGGCCGCCGCTGGCATCGACTGACGAGCTTCCGCGTATTCGTCGACATCGCCGCCGAAATCGGGCTGGCAAGGTCGCTGGCGCGTGATGGGGAGAGCCTTCGACCTCAATTGGAAGTATGGCAACGTCAGGAGTCGGCACAATTCGCTGCGGACGATACCGAGAACTCGGTCGATCTGATCGTCGACGGTGAATCGTTGGCCCCGTCCACCGGAGGACCGGACACTTTCGTCGGACGGCTTCGGTGA
- a CDS encoding dipeptidase — protein MAGMSDLRAAVEAVMPGVRADLERLVTIPSVAFDGFDHSHVVTSAAAVADLLREAGLPDVRIVTAKGPSGKTGQPAVIGRKPAPPGAPTVLLYAHHDVQPAGDLANWDQDDPFVAVERDGRLFGRGCADDKAGVMAHVAALRAFGDDLPVGVTVFVEGEEEFGSDSLETIIAENREALAADVIVIADSGNWDVGTPGLTTSLRGLVNAYVEVRTLKQAVHSGMFGGPVPDALTALCRLLATLHDENGDVAIEGLSTGQAAPLDMPEQRLRDESGMLDGVDFIGTGRIVERIWTKPTATVLGIDAPGARESANALQPKARAKVSIRLAPGDDDKSAFEALKRHLEAHVPWGAQLDVTLDQGGNPCVIDATGPAFDAARSAFTEAWDGTAPVDMGVGGSIPFIATFQEMFPDAAILVTGVEDPDARAHGPNESLHLEEFRRVCHAEALLLRNVAEALKK, from the coding sequence ATGGCTGGCATGTCAGATCTACGCGCCGCCGTCGAGGCGGTCATGCCGGGTGTCCGTGCCGACCTTGAACGGCTGGTCACCATCCCTTCGGTGGCGTTCGACGGCTTTGATCACTCCCATGTGGTCACCAGTGCCGCCGCGGTTGCCGACCTCCTCCGTGAGGCCGGGCTTCCCGATGTGCGCATCGTCACCGCGAAAGGTCCCAGCGGCAAAACCGGGCAGCCGGCCGTCATCGGCCGCAAGCCCGCCCCGCCGGGAGCCCCCACCGTGCTGCTCTACGCCCATCACGACGTCCAGCCGGCCGGAGACCTCGCCAACTGGGATCAGGACGACCCGTTCGTCGCCGTCGAACGCGACGGTCGACTGTTCGGTCGTGGCTGCGCCGATGACAAGGCCGGTGTCATGGCCCACGTCGCCGCGTTGCGCGCGTTCGGTGACGACCTTCCCGTCGGAGTGACCGTGTTCGTGGAGGGCGAGGAGGAATTCGGTTCCGACTCGCTGGAAACGATCATCGCCGAGAACCGTGAGGCGCTGGCCGCCGACGTGATCGTGATCGCCGACTCCGGAAACTGGGATGTCGGCACGCCGGGGCTGACCACGTCGCTGCGCGGCCTGGTGAACGCCTATGTCGAGGTACGCACCCTGAAGCAGGCGGTGCATTCGGGGATGTTCGGCGGACCGGTTCCCGACGCGTTGACCGCGCTGTGCCGTCTGTTGGCCACTCTGCACGATGAGAACGGTGATGTGGCGATCGAAGGGCTGTCCACCGGTCAGGCGGCTCCGCTGGACATGCCGGAGCAGCGGCTGCGCGACGAGTCCGGGATGTTGGACGGCGTCGACTTCATCGGTACCGGTCGCATCGTCGAGCGCATCTGGACCAAACCCACGGCCACGGTCTTGGGGATCGACGCCCCGGGCGCCCGTGAGTCGGCCAACGCCCTCCAGCCGAAGGCACGTGCCAAGGTCAGTATCCGGTTGGCCCCCGGCGACGACGACAAGTCAGCCTTCGAGGCGTTGAAACGTCACCTGGAAGCCCACGTGCCGTGGGGCGCCCAATTGGACGTCACGCTCGACCAGGGTGGCAACCCGTGCGTGATCGACGCGACCGGGCCGGCCTTCGATGCCGCGCGGTCGGCGTTCACCGAGGCGTGGGACGGCACCGCGCCGGTCGACATGGGCGTCGGCGGTTCGATTCCGTTCATCGCAACGTTCCAGGAGATGTTCCCCGACGCGGCCATCCTGGTGACCGGGGTGGAGGACCCCGACGCACGTGCCCACGGCCCGAACGAGAGTCTCCACTTGGAGGAATTCCGGCGAGTCTGCCATGCCGAGGCACTCCTGCTGCGCAATGTGGCCGAGGCATTGAAGAAGTAA